In Collimonas arenae, a single genomic region encodes these proteins:
- a CDS encoding haloacid dehalogenase-like hydrolase encodes MTSVKKPEDKAILQKRRTLLTGGLVAGLAATALAPSELLAKEAKAAGLTLDRAKWSPRNREQLQALLARNGSSSASYNPKRRPYAVFDWDNTSIMNDTEEALLMYQINTLSFKLTPKELSEIIRQNVPAGPFAAEYKNAAGQSVELDAICSDIDGDYQYLYDNCDKFKGDKKLEEIRETVQFQDFRAKLYYLYEAVNETYGVNVGYPWVIYFFTNMSVAEVQKLAEASNDHNLGLGLVKTKYTSPTAQPGKAGIVSVTHFHGIRLCTEIATLMDALQQSGIDVYVSSASLEDVVAVFATTPKYGYNVKREHVLGLRLESANGVFVNQYKAGWPLNWGPGKTEVIKKELVASKGYGPIFVAGDSDGDYDMLRDFADTQLGMIVNRMKKGKIGDLSKLAADQIPAKSPRFLLQGRNELTGNWMPAEASIKYGKASETLLG; translated from the coding sequence ATGACAAGCGTAAAAAAACCGGAAGACAAAGCCATTTTGCAAAAACGCCGCACACTGCTCACCGGCGGGCTGGTAGCCGGGCTGGCGGCAACGGCGCTGGCGCCGAGCGAGCTGCTGGCGAAAGAAGCCAAAGCCGCGGGCCTGACGCTGGACCGCGCCAAATGGAGCCCGCGCAACCGCGAACAATTGCAAGCCCTGCTGGCGCGCAACGGCAGCAGCAGCGCGAGCTACAATCCTAAGCGCCGTCCTTACGCGGTGTTCGACTGGGATAACACCAGCATCATGAACGACACCGAAGAAGCGCTGCTGATGTACCAGATCAATACGCTGTCGTTCAAGCTGACGCCTAAGGAATTGAGCGAAATCATTCGTCAAAACGTGCCGGCCGGCCCGTTTGCCGCCGAGTACAAGAACGCTGCCGGCCAGAGCGTCGAGCTGGATGCGATCTGCAGCGATATCGACGGCGATTATCAGTACCTGTACGACAACTGCGACAAATTCAAAGGCGACAAGAAACTGGAAGAGATCCGCGAAACCGTGCAGTTCCAGGATTTCCGCGCCAAACTTTACTACCTGTATGAGGCCGTCAACGAAACCTATGGCGTCAATGTCGGTTACCCATGGGTGATCTATTTCTTCACCAACATGTCGGTCGCTGAAGTGCAAAAGCTGGCGGAAGCATCCAACGACCACAACCTCGGCCTGGGCCTGGTCAAGACCAAATACACCAGCCCCACGGCGCAGCCGGGCAAGGCCGGTATCGTCAGCGTCACGCATTTCCATGGAATTCGCCTGTGCACTGAAATCGCCACCTTGATGGACGCCCTCCAGCAAAGCGGGATCGATGTCTATGTCAGCTCGGCTTCGCTGGAAGATGTCGTGGCAGTGTTTGCGACCACGCCGAAATACGGCTACAACGTCAAGCGCGAACACGTGCTCGGCCTGCGCCTGGAAAGCGCCAACGGCGTCTTCGTCAACCAGTACAAGGCTGGCTGGCCGCTCAACTGGGGTCCGGGCAAGACCGAGGTGATCAAGAAGGAACTGGTCGCCAGCAAAGGTTACGGACCGATCTTCGTGGCTGGCGACAGCGATGGCGATTACGACATGCTGCGCGATTTTGCCGACACCCAGTTGGGCATGATCGTCAATCGCATGAAGAAGGGCAAGATCGGCGATCTCTCCAAACTGGCTGCCGATCAAATCCCGGCCAAGTCGCCACGCTTCCTGCTGCAAGGCCGTAACGAGCTGACCGGCAACTGGATGCCGGCCGAAGCCAGCATCAAATACGGCAAAGCCAGCGAAACGCTGCTCGGCTGA